A region of Nitrospirae bacterium CG2_30_53_67 DNA encodes the following proteins:
- a CDS encoding IMP dehydrogenase — MNHEQIRLGLTYDDVLLVPARSSVLPKDTDTSTYLTGRIRLNIPIVSSAMDTVSEARLGIALAQEGGIAFIHKAMSLERQVMEIDKVKKSESGMIVDPITIEPDRRIHEAMAIMDKYRISGVPVTRGNRLVGILTNRDLRFETRLDLKVSEVMTKKNLITAPEGTTLEEAKEILHQHRIEKLLVVDRDGNLKGLITIKDIEKKMKFPNACKDDLGRLRVGAAIGVGEEALMRAEALIRSGVDVLCVDTAHGHSEGVLEAVRQIKKTYPDRDLVAGNVATAQGARDLIEAGADAIKVGIGPGSICTTRVVAGAGIPQITAIMDCAKVARESHVPVIADGGIKYSGDITKAMVAGANLVMIGGLLAGVEESPGETVLFQGRSYKVYRGMGSIGAMSSGSKDRYFQEHETLERKLVPEGIEGRVPYKGSLAESIYQLVGGLRSGMGYCGCRTIPELQEKAEFIRITVAGFRESHVHDVIITKEAPNYRLE, encoded by the coding sequence ATGAACCATGAACAGATCCGGCTTGGATTGACCTACGATGATGTGCTCCTGGTGCCGGCCCGCTCCAGCGTGCTCCCCAAGGATACGGACACCTCAACCTATCTCACGGGACGGATCCGGCTGAACATTCCCATCGTGAGCTCGGCCATGGATACGGTTTCCGAGGCGAGACTGGGGATCGCCCTGGCCCAGGAGGGGGGGATCGCCTTCATCCATAAGGCCATGTCCCTGGAGCGGCAGGTCATGGAGATCGACAAGGTCAAAAAATCCGAAAGCGGGATGATCGTGGATCCCATTACCATAGAACCGGACCGCAGGATCCACGAGGCCATGGCCATCATGGATAAGTACCGTATCTCCGGAGTCCCCGTCACTAGAGGAAACCGTCTGGTCGGGATCCTGACCAACCGGGATCTCAGATTCGAGACCCGTCTCGACCTCAAGGTCTCCGAGGTCATGACCAAGAAGAATCTGATCACGGCCCCGGAAGGAACCACCCTGGAGGAGGCCAAGGAGATCCTCCACCAGCACCGGATCGAAAAGCTCCTGGTCGTGGATCGTGACGGAAACCTCAAGGGATTGATTACCATCAAGGATATCGAGAAGAAGATGAAATTTCCCAATGCCTGCAAGGACGATCTGGGCAGGCTCCGGGTCGGCGCCGCCATCGGTGTGGGCGAGGAGGCCCTGATGCGCGCAGAGGCCCTGATCCGCTCCGGTGTGGACGTGCTCTGTGTGGACACGGCCCATGGCCATTCCGAAGGGGTGCTCGAGGCCGTCCGGCAGATTAAAAAAACCTATCCGGACAGAGATCTGGTGGCCGGGAACGTGGCCACGGCCCAGGGGGCCAGGGACCTGATCGAGGCGGGGGCCGATGCCATAAAGGTCGGGATCGGGCCCGGCTCCATCTGTACGACCCGCGTTGTCGCCGGGGCCGGAATCCCTCAGATTACGGCCATCATGGACTGCGCCAAAGTAGCCCGAGAGTCTCATGTGCCGGTCATTGCCGACGGGGGGATCAAATATTCCGGGGATATTACCAAGGCCATGGTGGCCGGGGCCAATTTGGTCATGATCGGCGGTCTCCTGGCCGGTGTGGAAGAGAGCCCCGGAGAGACCGTGCTCTTTCAGGGGCGAAGCTACAAGGTCTATCGCGGCATGGGCTCCATCGGGGCCATGTCTTCGGGAAGCAAGGACCGGTATTTTCAGGAACACGAGACCCTGGAGAGGAAACTGGTCCCCGAGGGGATCGAAGGCCGCGTCCCCTATAAGGGGTCCCTTGCGGAGAGCATCTATCAGCTTGTGGGAGGACTCCGCTCCGGCATGGGCTACTGCGGGTGCCGCACCATCCCCGAACTGCAGGAGAAAGCGGAATTCATCCGTATCACGGTCGCCGGATTCCGCGAGAGCCACGTCCATGACGTGATCATCACCAAAGAGGCCCCCAACTACCGCCTGGAGTAA
- a CDS encoding O-acetyl-ADP-ribose deacetylase, translating to MEKKIGKSRLTLVRGDITQAETEAIVNAANSSLMGGGGVDGAIHRAGGPKILEECKAIVARQGRCGTGEAVITSGGNLKARYVIHTVGPVWSGGGRNERELLSDAYRNSLRLAKENHIRSISFPSVSTGAYRFPIEEAAGIALSTVRDFLTEHPMDEVRFVLFSENDLKVYEDAFRKAFH from the coding sequence ATGGAAAAGAAGATTGGGAAAAGCAGGCTGACTCTGGTGCGCGGGGATATCACGCAGGCGGAGACTGAAGCCATCGTGAATGCGGCCAACTCGTCTCTCATGGGAGGCGGAGGCGTGGACGGGGCCATTCACCGGGCCGGAGGCCCGAAGATCCTGGAGGAGTGCAAGGCCATTGTGGCCAGGCAGGGGAGATGCGGAACCGGCGAAGCGGTCATCACGTCCGGAGGAAACCTAAAGGCCCGGTATGTTATCCATACCGTGGGGCCGGTCTGGTCCGGCGGGGGTCGAAACGAACGGGAACTTCTATCCGATGCCTACAGGAACAGCCTCAGGCTTGCGAAGGAGAATCACATCCGCTCCATCTCATTCCCATCCGTCAGCACCGGGGCCTACCGGTTCCCCATCGAGGAGGCGGCCGGAATCGCCCTTTCAACCGTTCGGGACTTTCTCACGGAGCACCCCATGGACGAGGTCCGGTTTGTGCTCTTTTCTGAAAACGATCTTAAGGTTTATGAGGATGCATTCAGGAAGGCATTCCATTGA
- a CDS encoding nuclease — translation MDTGFSCQTPLIRIIADDREQRSGTIEALKVLEDVEVFVQRLALGDYEVEGNFLFERKTLLDFTVSIQNGRLFDQACRLASSPKRPVLILEGTAGDLATSGMRREAIQGALITISLFLGIPVLRSQSPKESAQLICYAAKQMRRISVGALPHKGKRPKGKHRTQLQILQGLPGIGPAKAGRLLKTFGSVENAISARLEELKEVEGIGKMTAENIRWIVSEPESEYGFQNADLDL, via the coding sequence ATGGATACCGGTTTCTCCTGTCAAACACCTCTTATCCGAATCATTGCAGATGATCGCGAACAAAGAAGCGGCACAATAGAAGCGTTAAAGGTTTTGGAGGATGTCGAAGTTTTTGTACAACGTCTTGCTCTGGGGGATTATGAAGTAGAGGGTAACTTCCTTTTTGAGAGGAAGACCTTGTTGGATTTTACAGTTTCCATCCAGAATGGACGGCTCTTTGATCAAGCATGCAGACTTGCTTCCTCGCCGAAGCGTCCGGTCCTTATCTTAGAGGGAACAGCCGGTGATCTGGCCACAAGCGGAATGCGACGAGAAGCGATCCAGGGCGCTCTGATTACAATCAGTCTCTTTTTAGGAATTCCAGTTCTACGCTCACAGAGCCCGAAAGAAAGCGCCCAGCTCATATGTTACGCTGCCAAACAGATGAGAAGAATTTCCGTTGGTGCATTACCTCACAAGGGGAAACGACCCAAGGGTAAACATAGAACACAGCTTCAGATTCTACAGGGCTTACCGGGTATCGGCCCGGCGAAGGCCGGACGGTTACTGAAAACCTTTGGTAGCGTAGAAAATGCAATTTCAGCCCGTCTGGAAGAACTGAAGGAAGTTGAAGGGATCGGGAAAATGACCGCTGAGAATATACGCTGGATAGTCAGCGAACCAGAATCAGAGTATGGATTCCAGAATGCCGATTTGGATCTATGA